A genomic region of Saccopteryx bilineata isolate mSacBil1 chromosome 1, mSacBil1_pri_phased_curated, whole genome shotgun sequence contains the following coding sequences:
- the CCHCR1 gene encoding coiled-coil alpha-helical rod protein 1 isoform X6, protein MGLWRRGSQPLHCAPPFSPATRNGRDWRNLRRRGDIDDWTQNLETTDDLEMFRPSGSTGLIPPSHFQARPLPTMPRMAPTWFSDSPLVQPLAHQGVSETWPDNRRPQVMLWDRDVCDDGQEPGRRGRSVELQGAQALSQQAELISRQLQELRRLEEEVRALRETSLQQKMQLETQAMELEALARAEKAGQAEAEGLRAALAGAEVVRKNLEEAAQRELEDVQRLHQEQLSSLTRAHQEALSSLTSKAEGLEQALSSLEARRDREAQELAAAQKEAELLRDQLGKAQQDLEVQVTLVKNLRSYVGEHISPEVRSQTWESQRQELLETVQHLQEDQDGQRRTAELLQVRVQSLTHILSMQEQELGRKHGGKPRCDLLHLQLPPSESREPELPGKGQSLLTRWREKVFSLMVQLKAQELEHGACVQQLKGQVAELQERAAAQSQEQAILQRSLEDRTAQVEVERIGAKALQVELSRAQEAWRRGQQQTVEIQQQLKLVASAVGSFQTWLQNTVAGVEQAAAQLPSLSSRVSYAVRKVHTIQGLMARKLALAQLRQESCPPPPPAEVSLELEQLREERNRLDAELQLSAHLIQQEVGRAREQGEAERQQLSEVAQQLEQELQRTQESLASVGLQLEAARQGQQESTEEAASLRQELTQQQESYGQALQEKVAEVESRLREQLLETERRLNEARREHAKAGEWCPCARSSARRSGKRSGTRSSGACRRRPGRRRACAWPSASRSWSATRTSCCSSGCWQSFRPWARGALCSPAPGRQGPQRLGLQQRPSPPGSPSKGPSLSCLMTCTA, encoded by the exons ATGGGGCTCTGGAGACGGGGCTCGCAGCCCCTGCACTGCGCACCCCCTTTCTCACCTGCGACCAGGAATGGCCGAGACTGGAGAAACTTGCGGAGGAGG GGGGACATAGATGACTGGACACAGAATCTAGAGACCACAGATGACCTAGAGATGTTTCGACCTTCAG GTTCCACTGGGCTCATTCCCCCGTCCCACTTCCAAGCTCGGCCCCTTCCAACCATGCCAAGAATGGCTCCCACGTGGTTCTCAGACAGCCCCCTGGTCCAACCCCTGGCCCATCAAGGTGTGTCAGAGACGTGGCCAGACAACCGGAGGCCTCAAGTGATGCTGTGGGACCGGGATGTGTGTGATGATGGGCAGGAGCCCGGACGGAGGGGCAG GTCCGTGGAGCTGCAGGGGGCGCAGGCCTTGAGCCAGCAGGCTGAGCTGATCTCgcggcagctgcaggagctgcGGCGGCTCGAGGAGGAGGTCCGGGCCCTGCGAGAGACCTCCCTGCAGCAGAAGATGCAGCTGGAGACCCAGGCCATGGAGCTGGAGGCCCTGGCGCGAGCAGAGAAGGCCGGCCAGGCTGAGGCCGAGGGCCTGCGCGCCGCCCTGGCTGGGGCCGAGGTCGTCCGGAAGAACCTGGAAGAGGCGGCCCAGCGGGAGCTGGAGGACGTTCAGAGGCTGCACCAGGAGCAG ctgtcttcCTTGACCCGGGCTCACCAAGAGGCTCTTTCCAGTTTGACCAGCAAAGCTGAGGGCTTGGAGCAGGCTCTGAGCAGCCTGGAAGCCAGGAGGGACCGGGAAGCCCAGGAGCTGGCCGCGGCCCAGAAGGAGGCCGAGCTGCTGCGGGACCAGCTGGG CAAGGCCCAGCAGGACTTGGAGGTCCAGGTGACCTTGGTCAAAAACCTAAGGAGCTATGTGGGGGAGCACATCTCTCCCGAGGTCCGCAGCCAGACGTGGGAGTCGCAGCGGCAGGAGCTTCTAGAGACGGTGCAG CACCTCCAGGAGGACCAGGACGGCCAGCGCAGGACTGCGGAGCTGCTGCAGGTGCGCGTGCAGAGCCTCACGCACATCCTCTCCATGCAGGAGCAGGAGCTGGGCCGGAAG CACGGAGGAAAGCCAAGATGCGACCTCCTCCACTTGCAGCTCCCGCCGTCCGAGTCCCGGGAGCCCGAGCTTCCCGGGAAGGGCCAGTCCCTGCTGACGCGCTGGCGGGAGAAGGTCTTCTCCCTCATGGTGCAGCTGAAGGCGCAGGAGCTGGAGCACGGGGCCTGCGTGCAGCAGCTGAAGGGACAG GTGGCCGAGCTTCAGGAGAGAGCCGCGGCCCAGAGCCAGGAGCAGGCCATCCTGCAGCGCTCCCTGGAGGACAGAACTGCACAGGTGGAGGTGGAGCGGATAGGCGCCAAG GCCCTGCAGGTGGAGCTGAGCCGTGCCCAGGAGGCCTGGCGCCGGGGGCAGCAGCAGACAGTGGAGATCCAGCAGCAGCTGAAGCTCGTGGCCAGCGCCGTGGGCAG CTTTCAGACCTGGCTCCAGAACACCGTGGCCGGGGTGGAGCAGGCCGCAGCCCAGCTGCCCAGCCTCAGCAGCCGAGTCAGCTATGCCGTCCGCAAAGTCCACACCATTCAGG gcctgatGGCTCGGAAACTGGCCCTTGCTCAGCTGCGCCAGGAGAG ctgccccccacccccgccggccGAAGTGAGCCTCGAGCTGGAGCAGCTGCGGGAAGAACGGAATCGCCTGGACGCGGAGCTGCAGCTGAGCGCCCACCTCATCCAGCAGGAGGTGGGCCGCGCCCGGGAGCAAG GTGAGGCGGAGCGGCAGCAGCTGAGTGAGGTGGCCCAGCAGCTGGAGCAGGAGCTGCAGCGGACCCAGGAGTCCCTGGCCAGTGTGGGGCTGCAGCTGGAAGCGGCTCGCCAGGGTCAGCAGGAGAGCACAGAGGAGGCTGCCAGCCTGCGGCAGGAGCTGACCCAGCAGCAGGAGAGCTACGGGCAAG CCCTGCAGGAGAAGGTGGCTGAAGTGGAGTCCCGGCTGCGGGAACAGCTGCTGGAAACAGAAAGGAGGCTGAATGAGGCTCGGAGGGAGCACGCCAAGGCTGGTGAG TGGTGTCCCTGCGCCAGATCCAGCGCAAGGCGGTCCGGGAAAAGGAGCGGAACCAGGAGCTCCGGCGCCTGCAGGAGGAGGCCCGGAAGGAGGAGGGCCTGCGCCTGGCCCAGCGCCTCCAGGAGCTGGAGCGCGACAAGAACCTCATGCTG CAGCAGCGGCTGTTGGCAGTCCTTCCGCCCCTGGGCAAGGGGAGCTCTGTGCAGCCCGGCCCCGGGCCGGCAGGGCCCGCAGCGCCTGGGCCTCCAGCAGCGGCCCTCTCCCCCAGGAAGTCCGTCAAAG GGTCCCTCTCTGTCCTGCTTGATGACCTGCACGGCCTGA
- the CCHCR1 gene encoding coiled-coil alpha-helical rod protein 1 isoform X7: MGLWRRGSQPLHCAPPFSPATRNGRDWRNLRRRGDIDDWTQNLETTDDLEMFRPSGSTGLIPPSHFQARPLPTMPRMAPTWFSDSPLVQPLAHQGVSETWPDNRRPQVMLWDRDVCDDGQEPGRRGRSVELQGAQALSQQAELISRQLQELRRLEEEVRALRETSLQQKMQLETQAMELEALARAEKAGQAEAEGLRAALAGAEVVRKNLEEAAQRELEDVQRLHQEQLSSLTRAHQEALSSLTSKAEGLEQALSSLEARRDREAQELAAAQKEAELLRDQLGKAQQDLEVQVTLVKNLRSYVGEHISPEVRSQTWESQRQELLETVQHLQEDQDGQRRTAELLQVRVQSLTHILSMQEQELGRKHGGKPRCDLLHLQLPPSESREPELPGKGQSLLTRWREKVFSLMVQLKAQELEHGACVQQLKGQVAELQERAAAQSQEQAILQRSLEDRTAQVEVERIGAKALQVELSRAQEAWRRGQQQTVEIQQQLKLVASAVGSFQTWLQNTVAGVEQAAAQLPSLSSRVSYAVRKVHTIQGLMARKLALAQLRQESCPPPPPAEVSLELEQLREERNRLDAELQLSAHLIQQEVGRAREQGEAERQQLSEVAQQLEQELQRTQESLASVGLQLEAARQGQQESTEEAASLRQELTQQQESYGQALQEKVAEVESRLREQLLETERRLNEARREHAKAGEWCPCARSSARRSGKRSGTRSSGACRRRPGRRRACAWPSASRSWSATRTSCCSGCWQSFRPWARGALCSPAPGRQGPQRLGLQQRPSPPGSPSKGPSLSCLMTCTA, from the exons ATGGGGCTCTGGAGACGGGGCTCGCAGCCCCTGCACTGCGCACCCCCTTTCTCACCTGCGACCAGGAATGGCCGAGACTGGAGAAACTTGCGGAGGAGG GGGGACATAGATGACTGGACACAGAATCTAGAGACCACAGATGACCTAGAGATGTTTCGACCTTCAG GTTCCACTGGGCTCATTCCCCCGTCCCACTTCCAAGCTCGGCCCCTTCCAACCATGCCAAGAATGGCTCCCACGTGGTTCTCAGACAGCCCCCTGGTCCAACCCCTGGCCCATCAAGGTGTGTCAGAGACGTGGCCAGACAACCGGAGGCCTCAAGTGATGCTGTGGGACCGGGATGTGTGTGATGATGGGCAGGAGCCCGGACGGAGGGGCAG GTCCGTGGAGCTGCAGGGGGCGCAGGCCTTGAGCCAGCAGGCTGAGCTGATCTCgcggcagctgcaggagctgcGGCGGCTCGAGGAGGAGGTCCGGGCCCTGCGAGAGACCTCCCTGCAGCAGAAGATGCAGCTGGAGACCCAGGCCATGGAGCTGGAGGCCCTGGCGCGAGCAGAGAAGGCCGGCCAGGCTGAGGCCGAGGGCCTGCGCGCCGCCCTGGCTGGGGCCGAGGTCGTCCGGAAGAACCTGGAAGAGGCGGCCCAGCGGGAGCTGGAGGACGTTCAGAGGCTGCACCAGGAGCAG ctgtcttcCTTGACCCGGGCTCACCAAGAGGCTCTTTCCAGTTTGACCAGCAAAGCTGAGGGCTTGGAGCAGGCTCTGAGCAGCCTGGAAGCCAGGAGGGACCGGGAAGCCCAGGAGCTGGCCGCGGCCCAGAAGGAGGCCGAGCTGCTGCGGGACCAGCTGGG CAAGGCCCAGCAGGACTTGGAGGTCCAGGTGACCTTGGTCAAAAACCTAAGGAGCTATGTGGGGGAGCACATCTCTCCCGAGGTCCGCAGCCAGACGTGGGAGTCGCAGCGGCAGGAGCTTCTAGAGACGGTGCAG CACCTCCAGGAGGACCAGGACGGCCAGCGCAGGACTGCGGAGCTGCTGCAGGTGCGCGTGCAGAGCCTCACGCACATCCTCTCCATGCAGGAGCAGGAGCTGGGCCGGAAG CACGGAGGAAAGCCAAGATGCGACCTCCTCCACTTGCAGCTCCCGCCGTCCGAGTCCCGGGAGCCCGAGCTTCCCGGGAAGGGCCAGTCCCTGCTGACGCGCTGGCGGGAGAAGGTCTTCTCCCTCATGGTGCAGCTGAAGGCGCAGGAGCTGGAGCACGGGGCCTGCGTGCAGCAGCTGAAGGGACAG GTGGCCGAGCTTCAGGAGAGAGCCGCGGCCCAGAGCCAGGAGCAGGCCATCCTGCAGCGCTCCCTGGAGGACAGAACTGCACAGGTGGAGGTGGAGCGGATAGGCGCCAAG GCCCTGCAGGTGGAGCTGAGCCGTGCCCAGGAGGCCTGGCGCCGGGGGCAGCAGCAGACAGTGGAGATCCAGCAGCAGCTGAAGCTCGTGGCCAGCGCCGTGGGCAG CTTTCAGACCTGGCTCCAGAACACCGTGGCCGGGGTGGAGCAGGCCGCAGCCCAGCTGCCCAGCCTCAGCAGCCGAGTCAGCTATGCCGTCCGCAAAGTCCACACCATTCAGG gcctgatGGCTCGGAAACTGGCCCTTGCTCAGCTGCGCCAGGAGAG ctgccccccacccccgccggccGAAGTGAGCCTCGAGCTGGAGCAGCTGCGGGAAGAACGGAATCGCCTGGACGCGGAGCTGCAGCTGAGCGCCCACCTCATCCAGCAGGAGGTGGGCCGCGCCCGGGAGCAAG GTGAGGCGGAGCGGCAGCAGCTGAGTGAGGTGGCCCAGCAGCTGGAGCAGGAGCTGCAGCGGACCCAGGAGTCCCTGGCCAGTGTGGGGCTGCAGCTGGAAGCGGCTCGCCAGGGTCAGCAGGAGAGCACAGAGGAGGCTGCCAGCCTGCGGCAGGAGCTGACCCAGCAGCAGGAGAGCTACGGGCAAG CCCTGCAGGAGAAGGTGGCTGAAGTGGAGTCCCGGCTGCGGGAACAGCTGCTGGAAACAGAAAGGAGGCTGAATGAGGCTCGGAGGGAGCACGCCAAGGCTGGTGAG TGGTGTCCCTGCGCCAGATCCAGCGCAAGGCGGTCCGGGAAAAGGAGCGGAACCAGGAGCTCCGGCGCCTGCAGGAGGAGGCCCGGAAGGAGGAGGGCCTGCGCCTGGCCCAGCGCCTCCAGGAGCTGGAGCGCGACAAGAACCTCATGCTG CAGCGGCTGTTGGCAGTCCTTCCGCCCCTGGGCAAGGGGAGCTCTGTGCAGCCCGGCCCCGGGCCGGCAGGGCCCGCAGCGCCTGGGCCTCCAGCAGCGGCCCTCTCCCCCAGGAAGTCCGTCAAAG GGTCCCTCTCTGTCCTGCTTGATGACCTGCACGGCCTGA
- the CCHCR1 gene encoding coiled-coil alpha-helical rod protein 1 isoform X4 — MGLWRRGSQPLHCAPPFSPATRNGRDWRNLRRRGDIDDWTQNLETTDDLEMFRPSGSTGLIPPSHFQARPLPTMPRMAPTWFSDSPLVQPLAHQGVSETWPDNRRPQVMLWDRDVCDDGQEPGRRGRSVELQGAQALSQQAELISRQLQELRRLEEEVRALRETSLQQKMQLETQAMELEALARAEKAGQAEAEGLRAALAGAEVVRKNLEEAAQRELEDVQRLHQEQLSSLTRAHQEALSSLTSKAEGLEQALSSLEARRDREAQELAAAQKEAELLRDQLGKAQQDLEVQVTLVKNLRSYVGEHISPEVRSQTWESQRQELLETVQHLQEDQDGQRRTAELLQVRVQSLTHILSMQEQELGRKHGGKPRCDLLHLQLPPSESREPELPGKGQSLLTRWREKVFSLMVQLKAQELEHGACVQQLKGQVAELQERAAAQSQEQAILQRSLEDRTAQVEVERIGAKALQVELSRAQEAWRRGQQQTVEIQQQLKLVASAVGSFQTWLQNTVAGVEQAAAQLPSLSSRVSYAVRKVHTIQGLMARKLALAQLRQESCPPPPPAEVSLELEQLREERNRLDAELQLSAHLIQQEVGRAREQGEAERQQLSEVAQQLEQELQRTQESLASVGLQLEAARQGQQESTEEAASLRQELTQQQESYGQALQEKVAEVESRLREQLLETERRLNEARREHAKAGEWCPCARSSARRSGKRSGTRSSGACRRRPGRRRACAWPSASRSWSATRTSCWPPCSRRVSSPVTSSSGCWQSFRPWARGALCSPAPGRQGPQRLGLQQRPSPPGSPSKGPSLSCLMTCTA, encoded by the exons ATGGGGCTCTGGAGACGGGGCTCGCAGCCCCTGCACTGCGCACCCCCTTTCTCACCTGCGACCAGGAATGGCCGAGACTGGAGAAACTTGCGGAGGAGG GGGGACATAGATGACTGGACACAGAATCTAGAGACCACAGATGACCTAGAGATGTTTCGACCTTCAG GTTCCACTGGGCTCATTCCCCCGTCCCACTTCCAAGCTCGGCCCCTTCCAACCATGCCAAGAATGGCTCCCACGTGGTTCTCAGACAGCCCCCTGGTCCAACCCCTGGCCCATCAAGGTGTGTCAGAGACGTGGCCAGACAACCGGAGGCCTCAAGTGATGCTGTGGGACCGGGATGTGTGTGATGATGGGCAGGAGCCCGGACGGAGGGGCAG GTCCGTGGAGCTGCAGGGGGCGCAGGCCTTGAGCCAGCAGGCTGAGCTGATCTCgcggcagctgcaggagctgcGGCGGCTCGAGGAGGAGGTCCGGGCCCTGCGAGAGACCTCCCTGCAGCAGAAGATGCAGCTGGAGACCCAGGCCATGGAGCTGGAGGCCCTGGCGCGAGCAGAGAAGGCCGGCCAGGCTGAGGCCGAGGGCCTGCGCGCCGCCCTGGCTGGGGCCGAGGTCGTCCGGAAGAACCTGGAAGAGGCGGCCCAGCGGGAGCTGGAGGACGTTCAGAGGCTGCACCAGGAGCAG ctgtcttcCTTGACCCGGGCTCACCAAGAGGCTCTTTCCAGTTTGACCAGCAAAGCTGAGGGCTTGGAGCAGGCTCTGAGCAGCCTGGAAGCCAGGAGGGACCGGGAAGCCCAGGAGCTGGCCGCGGCCCAGAAGGAGGCCGAGCTGCTGCGGGACCAGCTGGG CAAGGCCCAGCAGGACTTGGAGGTCCAGGTGACCTTGGTCAAAAACCTAAGGAGCTATGTGGGGGAGCACATCTCTCCCGAGGTCCGCAGCCAGACGTGGGAGTCGCAGCGGCAGGAGCTTCTAGAGACGGTGCAG CACCTCCAGGAGGACCAGGACGGCCAGCGCAGGACTGCGGAGCTGCTGCAGGTGCGCGTGCAGAGCCTCACGCACATCCTCTCCATGCAGGAGCAGGAGCTGGGCCGGAAG CACGGAGGAAAGCCAAGATGCGACCTCCTCCACTTGCAGCTCCCGCCGTCCGAGTCCCGGGAGCCCGAGCTTCCCGGGAAGGGCCAGTCCCTGCTGACGCGCTGGCGGGAGAAGGTCTTCTCCCTCATGGTGCAGCTGAAGGCGCAGGAGCTGGAGCACGGGGCCTGCGTGCAGCAGCTGAAGGGACAG GTGGCCGAGCTTCAGGAGAGAGCCGCGGCCCAGAGCCAGGAGCAGGCCATCCTGCAGCGCTCCCTGGAGGACAGAACTGCACAGGTGGAGGTGGAGCGGATAGGCGCCAAG GCCCTGCAGGTGGAGCTGAGCCGTGCCCAGGAGGCCTGGCGCCGGGGGCAGCAGCAGACAGTGGAGATCCAGCAGCAGCTGAAGCTCGTGGCCAGCGCCGTGGGCAG CTTTCAGACCTGGCTCCAGAACACCGTGGCCGGGGTGGAGCAGGCCGCAGCCCAGCTGCCCAGCCTCAGCAGCCGAGTCAGCTATGCCGTCCGCAAAGTCCACACCATTCAGG gcctgatGGCTCGGAAACTGGCCCTTGCTCAGCTGCGCCAGGAGAG ctgccccccacccccgccggccGAAGTGAGCCTCGAGCTGGAGCAGCTGCGGGAAGAACGGAATCGCCTGGACGCGGAGCTGCAGCTGAGCGCCCACCTCATCCAGCAGGAGGTGGGCCGCGCCCGGGAGCAAG GTGAGGCGGAGCGGCAGCAGCTGAGTGAGGTGGCCCAGCAGCTGGAGCAGGAGCTGCAGCGGACCCAGGAGTCCCTGGCCAGTGTGGGGCTGCAGCTGGAAGCGGCTCGCCAGGGTCAGCAGGAGAGCACAGAGGAGGCTGCCAGCCTGCGGCAGGAGCTGACCCAGCAGCAGGAGAGCTACGGGCAAG CCCTGCAGGAGAAGGTGGCTGAAGTGGAGTCCCGGCTGCGGGAACAGCTGCTGGAAACAGAAAGGAGGCTGAATGAGGCTCGGAGGGAGCACGCCAAGGCTGGTGAG TGGTGTCCCTGCGCCAGATCCAGCGCAAGGCGGTCCGGGAAAAGGAGCGGAACCAGGAGCTCCGGCGCCTGCAGGAGGAGGCCCGGAAGGAGGAGGGCCTGCGCCTGGCCCAGCGCCTCCAGGAGCTGGAGCGCGACAAGAACCTCATGCTG GCCACCTTGCAGCAGGAGGGTCTCCTCTCCCGTTACAAGCAGCAGCGGCTGTTGGCAGTCCTTCCGCCCCTGGGCAAGGGGAGCTCTGTGCAGCCCGGCCCCGGGCCGGCAGGGCCCGCAGCGCCTGGGCCTCCAGCAGCGGCCCTCTCCCCCAGGAAGTCCGTCAAAG GGTCCCTCTCTGTCCTGCTTGATGACCTGCACGGCCTGA
- the CCHCR1 gene encoding coiled-coil alpha-helical rod protein 1 isoform X5, with protein MGLWRRGSQPLHCAPPFSPATRNGRDWRNLRRRGDIDDWTQNLETTDDLEMFRPSGSTGLIPPSHFQARPLPTMPRMAPTWFSDSPLVQPLAHQGVSETWPDNRRPQVMLWDRDVCDDGQEPGRRGRSVELQGAQALSQQAELISRQLQELRRLEEEVRALRETSLQQKMQLETQAMELEALARAEKAGQAEAEGLRAALAGAEVVRKNLEEAAQRELEDVQRLHQEQLSSLTRAHQEALSSLTSKAEGLEQALSSLEARRDREAQELAAAQKEAELLRDQLGKAQQDLEVQVTLVKNLRSYVGEHISPEVRSQTWESQRQELLETVQHLQEDQDGQRRTAELLQVRVQSLTHILSMQEQELGRKHGGKPRCDLLHLQLPPSESREPELPGKGQSLLTRWREKVFSLMVQLKAQELEHGACVQQLKGQVAELQERAAAQSQEQAILQRSLEDRTAQVEVERIGAKALQVELSRAQEAWRRGQQQTVEIQQQLKLVASAVGSFQTWLQNTVAGVEQAAAQLPSLSSRVSYAVRKVHTIQGLMARKLALAQLRQESCPPPPPAEVSLELEQLREERNRLDAELQLSAHLIQQEVGRAREQGEAERQQLSEVAQQLEQELQRTQESLASVGLQLEAARQGQQESTEEAASLRQELTQQQESYGQALQEKVAEVESRLREQLLETERRLNEARREHAKAVVSLRQIQRKAVREKERNQELRRLQEEARKEEGLRLAQRLQELERDKNLMLQRLLAVLPPLGKGSSVQPGPGPAGPAAPGPPAAALSPRKSVKGSLSVLLDDLHGLSEAISKEEAISPGDS; from the exons ATGGGGCTCTGGAGACGGGGCTCGCAGCCCCTGCACTGCGCACCCCCTTTCTCACCTGCGACCAGGAATGGCCGAGACTGGAGAAACTTGCGGAGGAGG GGGGACATAGATGACTGGACACAGAATCTAGAGACCACAGATGACCTAGAGATGTTTCGACCTTCAG GTTCCACTGGGCTCATTCCCCCGTCCCACTTCCAAGCTCGGCCCCTTCCAACCATGCCAAGAATGGCTCCCACGTGGTTCTCAGACAGCCCCCTGGTCCAACCCCTGGCCCATCAAGGTGTGTCAGAGACGTGGCCAGACAACCGGAGGCCTCAAGTGATGCTGTGGGACCGGGATGTGTGTGATGATGGGCAGGAGCCCGGACGGAGGGGCAG GTCCGTGGAGCTGCAGGGGGCGCAGGCCTTGAGCCAGCAGGCTGAGCTGATCTCgcggcagctgcaggagctgcGGCGGCTCGAGGAGGAGGTCCGGGCCCTGCGAGAGACCTCCCTGCAGCAGAAGATGCAGCTGGAGACCCAGGCCATGGAGCTGGAGGCCCTGGCGCGAGCAGAGAAGGCCGGCCAGGCTGAGGCCGAGGGCCTGCGCGCCGCCCTGGCTGGGGCCGAGGTCGTCCGGAAGAACCTGGAAGAGGCGGCCCAGCGGGAGCTGGAGGACGTTCAGAGGCTGCACCAGGAGCAG ctgtcttcCTTGACCCGGGCTCACCAAGAGGCTCTTTCCAGTTTGACCAGCAAAGCTGAGGGCTTGGAGCAGGCTCTGAGCAGCCTGGAAGCCAGGAGGGACCGGGAAGCCCAGGAGCTGGCCGCGGCCCAGAAGGAGGCCGAGCTGCTGCGGGACCAGCTGGG CAAGGCCCAGCAGGACTTGGAGGTCCAGGTGACCTTGGTCAAAAACCTAAGGAGCTATGTGGGGGAGCACATCTCTCCCGAGGTCCGCAGCCAGACGTGGGAGTCGCAGCGGCAGGAGCTTCTAGAGACGGTGCAG CACCTCCAGGAGGACCAGGACGGCCAGCGCAGGACTGCGGAGCTGCTGCAGGTGCGCGTGCAGAGCCTCACGCACATCCTCTCCATGCAGGAGCAGGAGCTGGGCCGGAAG CACGGAGGAAAGCCAAGATGCGACCTCCTCCACTTGCAGCTCCCGCCGTCCGAGTCCCGGGAGCCCGAGCTTCCCGGGAAGGGCCAGTCCCTGCTGACGCGCTGGCGGGAGAAGGTCTTCTCCCTCATGGTGCAGCTGAAGGCGCAGGAGCTGGAGCACGGGGCCTGCGTGCAGCAGCTGAAGGGACAG GTGGCCGAGCTTCAGGAGAGAGCCGCGGCCCAGAGCCAGGAGCAGGCCATCCTGCAGCGCTCCCTGGAGGACAGAACTGCACAGGTGGAGGTGGAGCGGATAGGCGCCAAG GCCCTGCAGGTGGAGCTGAGCCGTGCCCAGGAGGCCTGGCGCCGGGGGCAGCAGCAGACAGTGGAGATCCAGCAGCAGCTGAAGCTCGTGGCCAGCGCCGTGGGCAG CTTTCAGACCTGGCTCCAGAACACCGTGGCCGGGGTGGAGCAGGCCGCAGCCCAGCTGCCCAGCCTCAGCAGCCGAGTCAGCTATGCCGTCCGCAAAGTCCACACCATTCAGG gcctgatGGCTCGGAAACTGGCCCTTGCTCAGCTGCGCCAGGAGAG ctgccccccacccccgccggccGAAGTGAGCCTCGAGCTGGAGCAGCTGCGGGAAGAACGGAATCGCCTGGACGCGGAGCTGCAGCTGAGCGCCCACCTCATCCAGCAGGAGGTGGGCCGCGCCCGGGAGCAAG GTGAGGCGGAGCGGCAGCAGCTGAGTGAGGTGGCCCAGCAGCTGGAGCAGGAGCTGCAGCGGACCCAGGAGTCCCTGGCCAGTGTGGGGCTGCAGCTGGAAGCGGCTCGCCAGGGTCAGCAGGAGAGCACAGAGGAGGCTGCCAGCCTGCGGCAGGAGCTGACCCAGCAGCAGGAGAGCTACGGGCAAG CCCTGCAGGAGAAGGTGGCTGAAGTGGAGTCCCGGCTGCGGGAACAGCTGCTGGAAACAGAAAGGAGGCTGAATGAGGCTCGGAGGGAGCACGCCAAGGCTG TGGTGTCCCTGCGCCAGATCCAGCGCAAGGCGGTCCGGGAAAAGGAGCGGAACCAGGAGCTCCGGCGCCTGCAGGAGGAGGCCCGGAAGGAGGAGGGCCTGCGCCTGGCCCAGCGCCTCCAGGAGCTGGAGCGCGACAAGAACCTCATGCTG CAGCGGCTGTTGGCAGTCCTTCCGCCCCTGGGCAAGGGGAGCTCTGTGCAGCCCGGCCCCGGGCCGGCAGGGCCCGCAGCGCCTGGGCCTCCAGCAGCGGCCCTCTCCCCCAGGAAGTCCGTCAAAG GGTCCCTCTCTGTCCTGCTTGATGACCTGCACGGCCTGAGTGAGGCCATTTCCAAAGAGGAAGCTATTTCTCCAGGAGACAGCTAG